Proteins encoded within one genomic window of Streptomyces sp. NBC_00523:
- a CDS encoding RHS repeat-associated core domain-containing protein, with protein sequence MGQSTSFDYDDNGNLLTLTDARNNLVSWDYDNADRPKSATDAVGAQATFEYDTAGLLKKVTSRSGKVATATYDLLGRSKTVLCGVGIAGQAESTVSYYYDGHDLLKQITDSQTGNQTFTYDAYDRPQTNTGPTGTIAYTYDAADRRETMTAGGQTTTYGFDKTNILTSVTTGTQEIEFGLDAVGREKTATMPGGITRTTGYDKTGTIKSIAYAKGATGIGDLNYTRDIRSLQTGLSGTLANVALPAAETGTVFGKDNRITTFAGRSFTYDADGQLTTDGIREYTWNARGRLSSLTKAGQNSTFGYDALGIRSAKTIGRATDKFLTDGSNPLVEQNGSGDTTATVTTSGVDQFLTRTENGSTQVYLTDALGSVIGLANSDGTIATTYAYDPNGTAKTTGAASSNPYTFTGRENDGTGLLYYRNRYYDPDTGRFISQDPIGQAGGTNLYQYALSSPTTHTDPTGNNPMIAACAVNGAIDGGVNWALQRLSGRKVKWGDVVNAALMGCVLGQAGEALSLVLATRGAGRTGSCLASNSFTADTPVLMADGTRKLIKDVKIGDRVQAADPESGEAGPRTVTALIKGQGEKRLVDLIVDTDGTKGRKTGSITATDGHPFWIPALHQWVEAGELQPGQWLQTSAGTWVQLTATQHRTQSTTVYNLTVDDLHTYFAAAGPTPLLVHNCPSGGGGFFSRLFTRQVPPAPNATVADLRAIAIEDVGGTAGSRNQLSRLQGLTDDELLKSVFSPASGLEDVLTVGKVRKRMENGNHRASLLIEAAMRHALTPEKVESPGKPPSTSEGGSIGSAELATVQALRRCCFGRRG encoded by the coding sequence TTGGGGCAGTCGACGAGTTTCGACTACGACGACAACGGCAACCTGCTCACGCTCACCGATGCCCGCAACAACCTCGTCAGCTGGGACTACGACAACGCCGACCGCCCCAAGTCTGCCACCGACGCCGTGGGCGCACAGGCCACGTTCGAGTACGACACAGCCGGGCTCCTGAAGAAAGTCACCAGCCGCTCAGGGAAGGTCGCGACTGCCACCTACGACCTGCTTGGCCGATCCAAGACGGTCCTGTGCGGGGTCGGTATCGCCGGCCAGGCTGAATCAACCGTCAGCTACTACTACGACGGCCACGATCTCCTCAAGCAGATCACCGACAGTCAGACCGGCAACCAGACCTTCACCTACGACGCCTACGACCGGCCCCAGACCAACACCGGCCCCACCGGCACCATCGCCTACACCTACGACGCGGCCGACCGTCGCGAAACGATGACCGCAGGCGGCCAGACCACCACCTACGGCTTCGACAAGACCAACATCCTCACATCCGTCACCACCGGCACCCAGGAAATCGAGTTCGGGCTGGACGCGGTGGGACGGGAGAAGACCGCCACAATGCCCGGGGGTATCACCCGCACCACCGGCTACGACAAGACCGGCACCATCAAATCCATCGCCTATGCCAAGGGCGCCACCGGCATCGGCGACCTGAATTACACCCGCGACATCCGCTCCCTGCAGACCGGCCTGAGCGGCACCCTTGCCAACGTCGCCCTACCTGCCGCCGAGACGGGTACGGTCTTCGGCAAGGACAACCGCATCACCACCTTCGCCGGCCGCTCCTTCACCTACGACGCGGACGGCCAGCTCACCACCGACGGCATCCGCGAATACACCTGGAACGCACGCGGCCGGCTCTCCAGCCTGACCAAGGCCGGCCAGAACAGTACCTTCGGCTACGACGCCCTGGGCATTCGCTCCGCGAAGACCATCGGACGGGCGACGGACAAGTTCCTCACCGACGGCAGCAACCCACTCGTCGAGCAGAACGGCTCGGGCGACACCACCGCGACCGTCACCACCTCCGGCGTCGACCAGTTCCTCACCAGGACCGAGAACGGCAGCACTCAGGTCTACCTGACCGACGCCCTCGGCTCGGTCATCGGACTCGCCAACAGCGACGGCACCATCGCCACCACCTACGCCTACGACCCCAACGGGACGGCCAAGACCACCGGTGCCGCCTCATCCAACCCCTACACCTTTACCGGACGCGAGAACGACGGCACCGGCCTGCTGTACTACCGCAACCGCTACTACGACCCCGACACCGGCCGCTTCATCTCCCAGGACCCCATCGGCCAGGCCGGCGGCACCAACCTCTACCAGTACGCCCTGTCCTCACCCACCACCCATACCGACCCCACCGGCAACAACCCCATGATCGCCGCCTGTGCCGTCAACGGGGCGATCGACGGAGGCGTCAACTGGGCGCTACAGAGACTGTCCGGCCGTAAGGTCAAATGGGGCGACGTCGTCAACGCGGCTCTGATGGGATGCGTGCTCGGACAGGCCGGTGAGGCCCTGAGCCTGGTTCTGGCGACCAGAGGGGCAGGCCGAACAGGGAGCTGCCTGGCCTCCAACAGCTTCACCGCCGACACCCCTGTCCTAATGGCAGACGGCACCAGGAAGCTGATCAAGGACGTCAAGATCGGCGACAGAGTCCAGGCCGCCGACCCGGAGAGCGGCGAAGCCGGCCCTCGCACCGTCACCGCACTCATCAAGGGCCAAGGTGAGAAGCGACTCGTCGACCTCATCGTCGACACCGACGGAACCAAGGGCAGGAAGACCGGCAGTATCACAGCCACCGACGGCCACCCTTTCTGGATCCCCGCCCTGCACCAATGGGTAGAGGCTGGCGAACTACAGCCCGGACAATGGCTCCAGACCAGCGCCGGCACCTGGGTCCAGCTCACCGCCACCCAGCACAGGACGCAGTCAACAACGGTCTACAACCTCACCGTCGATGACCTCCATACGTATTTCGCGGCCGCAGGCCCCACGCCGCTTCTCGTGCACAACTGCCCTTCGGGTGGCGGAGGCTTCTTCTCCCGCCTCTTCACCCGGCAGGTGCCTCCTGCGCCGAATGCGACGGTCGCCGACCTCCGCGCGATCGCCATCGAGGATGTCGGAGGAACGGCCGGCAGCAGGAACCAGCTATCGCGCCTTCAGGGGCTCACCGACGACGAACTGCTCAAGTCAGTGTTCAGTCCGGCCTCGGGACTTGAGGACGTGCTGACGGTGGGGAAGGTGAGGAAGAGGATGGAGAACGGCAACCACCGGGCAAGCCTCCTCATCGAGGCTGCGATGAGGCATGCCCTTACCCCGGAGAAGGTAGAATCACCTGGCAAACCCCCATCTACATCAGAGGGTGGGAGCATTGGCTCGGCTGAACTGGCGACTGTTCAAGCCCTCCGGCGCTGCTGCTTCGGTCGACGCGGCTGA
- a CDS encoding IS5 family transposase (programmed frameshift), with translation MARGDLSDAEWERLRPLLPASNRRCGRWRDHRQVIDGILHRVRTGVQWRDLPERFGPWKTVYERHRLWSADGTWERLLQQVQAAADAAGEIDWDISVDSTVVRAHQHAAGARIDPPPTPGSKGAEEPEPPGRSAVAESARPPGGGGAGGESLGRSRGGFTSKLHLSADGRCRLLSLIVTPGQRADCTQFVAVLEKVRVPRPGLGRPRKKPDSRAADRAYSNGPVREYLRRRGIRHTISEKSDSQAGRLRKGARGGRPPSFDEDRYKKRNTVERAINRMKQFRAVATRYDKRGYVFLGTATAAAVAIWLRT, from the exons ATGGCGCGGGGTGATTTGAGTGATGCCGAGTGGGAACGGCTGCGGCCGCTCCTGCCGGCCAGCAACCGGCGCTGCGGCAGGTGGCGGGATCACCGGCAGGTGATCGACGGGATCCTGCACCGGGTGCGGACCGGCGTGCAGTGGCGTGACCTGCCTGAACGGTTCGGTCCGTGGAAGACCGTCTATGAACGCCACCGCCTGTGGTCGGCGGACGGTACCTGGGAACGTCTCCTCCAGCAGGTCCAGGCCGCAGCCGATGCAGCAGGCGAGATCGACTGGGACATCTCGGTCGACTCCACCGTCGTGCGGGCGCATCAGCATGCGGCGGGCGCTCGCATCGACCCACCGCCGACGCCCGGCTCAAAGGGGGCCGAGGAGCCAGAAC CACCAGGACGAAGCGCCGTGGCAGAGTCTGCACGCCCGCCTGGTGGAGGTGGTGCTGGAGGCGAGAGTCTGGGCCGCTCGCGCGGCGGGTTCACCAGCAAGCTTCACCTGAGCGCGGACGGCCGCTGCCGTCTGCTGTCCCTGATCGTCACACCAGGTCAGCGAGCTGACTGCACCCAGTTCGTCGCGGTGCTGGAGAAGGTCCGAGTCCCTAGACCGGGCCTGGGGCGACCACGCAAGAAGCCCGACAGTCGTGCGGCCGACAGGGCCTACAGCAACGGCCCCGTCCGCGAGTACCTGCGACGGCGGGGCATCCGCCACACGATTTCGGAGAAGAGTGACAGCCAGGCAGGCCGACTGCGCAAAGGCGCACGCGGTGGACGGCCGCCCAGCTTCGACGAGGACCGCTACAAAAAGCGCAACACCGTCGAGCGGGCAATCAATCGCATGAAGCAGTTCCGGGCGGTCGCCACTCGCTACGACAAGCGCGGCTACGTCTTCCTCGGCACCGCCACCGCGGCGGCCGTCGCGATCTGGCTCCGTACATGA
- a CDS encoding S1 RNA-binding domain-containing protein — protein sequence MDWQSESPELWAFLETLHSGDILSGTVAAIERFGVFVALDDGPAHPLFPGVGLIVIPELSWRHIDAPTDVVHAGQRVSCEFLQFDTYHAEARLSLKALEPEPLRAFADRTVGQEIRGTVKKTAPIGVFVELGDGFVGLLPSIEIDGRPAASPVEDLEAGEEITVIVTEIDLPTRRICLSRPKNAQREGVVPTA from the coding sequence ATGGACTGGCAGTCGGAGAGCCCGGAACTCTGGGCATTTTTGGAGACCTTGCACAGCGGCGACATCTTGTCTGGGACCGTTGCGGCGATCGAGCGGTTCGGGGTCTTCGTGGCCCTGGACGACGGACCTGCCCATCCCCTCTTCCCCGGTGTCGGGCTCATCGTCATCCCCGAACTGTCCTGGCGGCACATCGACGCCCCCACCGATGTCGTTCACGCAGGCCAGCGGGTCTCGTGCGAGTTCCTCCAGTTCGACACCTACCACGCGGAGGCCAGACTGTCCTTGAAGGCGCTGGAGCCCGAGCCCCTGCGGGCTTTCGCCGACCGCACGGTGGGTCAGGAAATCCGCGGGACGGTGAAGAAGACCGCTCCCATCGGCGTCTTCGTCGAGCTCGGAGACGGGTTCGTCGGGCTGCTCCCCTCCATAGAGATCGACGGTCGGCCCGCAGCGAGTCCAGTGGAGGACTTGGAGGCCGGAGAGGAGATCACCGTCATCGTCACGGAAATCGACCTGCCGACCCGCCGAATCTGTCTTTCCAGGCCGAAGAACGCCCAGCGCGAAGGTGTCGTGCCGACCGCGTGA